One segment of Asaia bogorensis NBRC 16594 DNA contains the following:
- the trpD gene encoding anthranilate phosphoribosyltransferase encodes MTMQSGRLKQVMGRLAEGRRLTGEETEALFTLIMQGEVPGEQLAAILMALRLRGETVDELSGAVRAVRACMTALPDAPEGAMDVCGTGGDGLGTLNVSTAVAFVLAGLGVPVAKHGNRALSSRAGATDTLMALGIAPCEDLYEQARRLREGRLAFLAAPLHHPAMRHAAPVRGALGFRTIFNLIGPLCNPAEVRRQMIGIYDQRWLRPVIETLASLGAECVWAVHGETDLGGSDEITLAGLSHIHAWDGGRFLDLVLTPDMAGLPHRPIAAIAGGDPAHNASKLLDMLSGQEGAYRDTVLLNTAVALHVSGRFPILENASIVPTLLRRNVEVAANAIDTGLALSALVQAQKQAPDSAVAVHPSHLIQTSGLK; translated from the coding sequence ATGACAATGCAGTCTGGTCGTCTCAAACAGGTCATGGGTCGGCTCGCCGAGGGGCGGCGTCTCACGGGGGAAGAAACCGAAGCGCTCTTTACCCTCATCATGCAGGGCGAAGTGCCCGGCGAGCAGCTTGCAGCCATTCTCATGGCGCTTCGTCTGCGTGGCGAGACTGTCGATGAACTAAGTGGTGCGGTGCGTGCCGTTCGGGCCTGCATGACAGCCCTGCCCGATGCTCCGGAAGGGGCAATGGATGTCTGCGGCACAGGGGGGGACGGGCTGGGCACGCTCAATGTTTCCACTGCCGTTGCTTTCGTGCTTGCAGGTCTCGGTGTGCCGGTGGCCAAACACGGCAACCGCGCCCTGTCGTCCCGGGCGGGAGCAACAGACACGCTCATGGCGCTGGGGATCGCCCCATGCGAGGATCTGTACGAGCAGGCGCGCCGCTTGCGTGAGGGCCGTCTGGCTTTTCTTGCGGCCCCCCTGCATCATCCGGCCATGCGCCATGCCGCGCCGGTCCGGGGGGCACTTGGCTTTCGCACGATCTTCAATCTGATCGGGCCGCTCTGCAATCCGGCTGAAGTCCGCCGACAGATGATCGGTATCTATGATCAGCGTTGGCTGCGTCCCGTGATCGAGACACTGGCATCGCTCGGTGCAGAGTGCGTGTGGGCCGTGCATGGCGAGACCGATCTTGGCGGGAGTGACGAAATCACCCTGGCGGGCTTGTCGCATATCCATGCCTGGGATGGAGGGCGCTTTCTCGATCTTGTCCTGACACCGGATATGGCGGGACTGCCGCACCGCCCCATCGCAGCGATTGCGGGCGGTGACCCCGCCCATAATGCCAGCAAGCTGCTCGACATGCTTTCCGGGCAGGAGGGCGCGTATCGTGATACTGTGCTCCTCAATACGGCTGTCGCCCTGCATGTCTCTGGCCGTTTCCCCATTCTTGAAAACGCGTCGATCGTCCCCACTCTCCTTCGCAGGAATGTCGAGGTCGCCGCAAATGCCATCGATACAGGGCTGGCCCTGTCGGCCCTCGTTCAGGCGCAGAAGCAGGCGCCCGATTCTGCCGTTGCGGTGCACCCCTCCCATTTGATCCAGACGTCAGGCTTGAAATGA
- the trpC gene encoding indole-3-glycerol phosphate synthase TrpC: MTDHSSTPTHDTPAGFPDVQVPGTIVQEETALPVSGVDMPDVLARICARTRIDVEQRSQIMPLKEITARAREVSVPTRGFGQALKQMAADRRVGLIAEIKKASPSAGILRPDFDPVGIAKAYEAAGAICLSILTEGSCFHGSIEDLKAVKEICPLPILRKDFILEPWQVHESRLIGADCILIILSALTDAEAAELIALARGLDMDVLCEVHDEAELNRALALDTSLIGINNRNLRTLVTDLDTTAKLAPLVPPDRILVSESGIRTLEDVTRVGEVGASGVLVGESLLREQDPGIAARRLLGTL; the protein is encoded by the coding sequence ATGACCGATCATTCGTCCACTCCCACGCATGACACGCCCGCCGGCTTTCCTGATGTTCAGGTGCCCGGAACCATTGTGCAGGAAGAGACCGCATTGCCCGTTTCCGGCGTGGACATGCCGGATGTGCTGGCGCGTATCTGTGCCCGGACGCGCATCGATGTCGAACAGCGCTCACAGATCATGCCGCTCAAGGAAATCACGGCACGCGCCCGCGAGGTCAGTGTACCTACGCGTGGTTTCGGTCAGGCGCTCAAGCAGATGGCGGCCGATCGGCGTGTCGGGCTGATTGCTGAAATCAAGAAGGCCTCGCCTTCGGCTGGAATTCTACGGCCGGATTTTGATCCGGTTGGCATTGCGAAGGCTTACGAGGCGGCAGGCGCGATCTGCCTTTCGATCCTGACCGAAGGCTCGTGTTTTCATGGGTCGATCGAGGATCTCAAGGCGGTCAAGGAAATCTGCCCGCTGCCGATCCTGCGCAAGGATTTCATCCTTGAACCATGGCAGGTGCATGAAAGCCGCCTGATCGGTGCGGATTGCATCCTGATCATTCTCTCGGCCCTGACCGATGCCGAGGCTGCCGAACTCATCGCCCTTGCCCGTGGTCTTGATATGGACGTGCTGTGCGAGGTGCATGACGAGGCCGAACTCAATCGCGCGCTTGCGCTCGACACCTCGCTTATCGGGATCAACAACCGCAACCTGCGCACGCTCGTGACCGATCTGGACACGACAGCCAAGCTTGCCCCGCTGGTGCCGCCCGATCGTATCCTCGTTTCCGAGAGTGGTATCCGCACACTCGAAGATGTGACGCGTGTGGGTGAGGTAGGGGCCAGCGGCGTGCTCGTTGGCGAAAGTCTCCTGCGCGAACAGGATCCTGGCATCGCCGCCCGCCGTCTGCTCGGCACGCTCTAA
- the pdhA gene encoding pyruvate dehydrogenase (acetyl-transferring) E1 component subunit alpha translates to MSGKAHKGAAQPLADHNGPILPLETVRTAYRDMLLLRRFEEKAGQLYGMGLIGGFCHLYIGQEAVIVGMSLAMKPGDKIVTSYRDHAHMLMMGMSPGGVMAELTGRKDGYSHGKGGSMHMFSREKNFYGGHGIVGAQVAIGTGLAFANKYRGTDEVGVAYFGEGAAQQGQVYESFNLAALHKLPCIYVIENNRYGMGTSVERSSAAAHNLSEIGAPWKIPGRKVDGMDLFAVHEAAQEAVAHCRAGKGPFLLEMETYRYRGHSMSDPARYRDRSEVEEMRRTRDPIEALHKLLSEKGTTDEAFKEIDAEVKQIVNDAAEFAQNSPEPDLSELWTDILVEA, encoded by the coding sequence ATGTCCGGCAAAGCCCATAAGGGAGCGGCTCAGCCGCTCGCCGATCACAACGGACCGATCCTGCCACTGGAGACCGTGCGCACGGCATATCGCGATATGCTTCTGCTGCGCCGCTTCGAGGAAAAGGCCGGACAGCTTTACGGCATGGGTCTGATTGGCGGTTTCTGCCATCTCTATATCGGTCAGGAAGCGGTTATCGTCGGTATGTCGCTGGCGATGAAGCCGGGCGACAAGATCGTGACCTCCTACCGTGATCACGCGCATATGCTGATGATGGGCATGAGCCCCGGCGGTGTGATGGCCGAGCTGACCGGACGCAAGGACGGTTATTCGCATGGCAAGGGCGGCTCCATGCACATGTTCTCGCGCGAGAAGAATTTCTATGGCGGTCATGGCATCGTGGGCGCGCAGGTGGCCATCGGTACCGGTCTGGCCTTTGCAAACAAGTATCGCGGGACCGATGAAGTGGGCGTTGCCTATTTCGGCGAAGGTGCCGCTCAGCAAGGGCAGGTCTATGAGAGCTTCAATCTCGCCGCCCTGCACAAGCTGCCTTGCATCTATGTGATCGAAAACAACCGCTATGGTATGGGCACGAGCGTTGAGCGTTCCAGTGCTGCGGCTCACAACCTGTCCGAAATTGGAGCGCCCTGGAAGATTCCGGGCCGCAAGGTGGATGGCATGGATCTGTTTGCCGTGCATGAGGCGGCTCAGGAAGCTGTAGCGCATTGCCGTGCAGGCAAGGGGCCGTTCCTGCTCGAGATGGAAACCTATCGCTATCGCGGCCACTCCATGTCTGACCCTGCGCGTTATCGCGATCGCTCGGAAGTCGAGGAAATGCGCCGCACGCGTGATCCCATCGAGGCGCTGCACAAGCTGCTGTCCGAGAAGGGCACGACAGACGAGGCGTTCAAGGAGATCGACGCCGAGGTGAAGCAGATCGTTAATGACGCTGCCGAATTCGCGCAGAACAGCCCCGAGCCTGATCTCTCTGAACTTTGGACCGATATTCTGGTGGAGGCGTAA
- a CDS encoding pyruvate dehydrogenase complex E1 component subunit beta: protein MAAPVLMPALSPTMTEGTISKWTRKAGDKINSGDVIAEIETDKATMEVEAVDSGILAKILVPEGTENVAVNTQIAIIAEEGEDISALENGPAPAQTTPVQTAVEEKAPQKPQELVATPDREWGETSVITVREALRDAMAAELRRDDDVFLLGEEVAQYQGAYKISQGLLDEFGERRIIDTPITEHGFTGMAVGAALTGLKPIVEFMTMNFAMQAIDHIINSAAKTLYMSGGQMGCPIVFRGPNGAAARVGAQHSQCYASWYAHVPGLKVVAPWSSEDAKGLLRAAIRDPNPVIVLENEILYGQKFPCPVDEEFILPIGKAKIEREGKDVTLVAFSIMVGVALEAAAKLAEQGIEAEVINLRTIRPLDTETIINSVKKTSRIVSVEEGWPVAGIGAEICTVACEQAFDYLDAPPARVCGLDIPLPYAANLEKHALPQPDWVVDAVRKLF from the coding sequence ATGGCCGCTCCTGTTCTCATGCCGGCTCTTTCGCCTACCATGACCGAAGGCACGATTTCGAAATGGACCCGCAAGGCGGGTGACAAGATCAATTCCGGCGATGTCATTGCCGAGATCGAAACCGACAAGGCTACGATGGAAGTCGAGGCGGTCGATAGCGGTATTCTGGCAAAGATCCTCGTGCCGGAGGGCACCGAGAATGTTGCCGTGAACACGCAGATTGCCATCATCGCGGAAGAGGGCGAGGATATCTCGGCGCTGGAAAACGGCCCGGCCCCCGCCCAGACGACCCCGGTCCAGACCGCGGTTGAGGAGAAAGCCCCCCAGAAGCCGCAGGAACTGGTGGCGACACCGGACCGTGAATGGGGAGAGACCTCGGTTATCACGGTGCGTGAGGCCCTGCGTGATGCGATGGCCGCAGAGCTGCGTCGTGATGACGATGTGTTCCTGCTTGGTGAGGAAGTCGCCCAGTATCAGGGCGCCTACAAGATCAGTCAGGGTCTGCTCGACGAATTCGGTGAGCGTCGCATCATCGATACACCGATCACCGAGCATGGCTTCACCGGTATGGCCGTCGGTGCCGCTCTGACAGGCCTTAAGCCGATCGTGGAGTTCATGACCATGAACTTCGCCATGCAGGCGATCGACCACATCATCAATTCCGCCGCCAAGACGCTCTATATGTCGGGTGGACAGATGGGCTGTCCCATCGTGTTCCGTGGCCCGAACGGCGCAGCAGCGCGCGTGGGTGCGCAGCATTCGCAGTGTTATGCCAGCTGGTACGCCCATGTGCCCGGTCTGAAGGTCGTTGCCCCCTGGTCGTCAGAGGATGCCAAGGGTCTGCTGCGTGCCGCCATTCGTGACCCGAACCCGGTGATCGTTCTTGAAAACGAGATCCTGTACGGACAGAAATTCCCTTGCCCGGTGGATGAGGAGTTCATTCTGCCCATCGGCAAGGCGAAGATCGAACGTGAGGGCAAGGACGTGACCCTTGTGGCGTTCTCGATCATGGTTGGTGTGGCGCTTGAAGCCGCTGCCAAGCTGGCCGAGCAGGGCATCGAGGCGGAGGTGATCAACCTGCGCACCATCCGTCCGCTCGATACCGAGACGATCATCAACAGCGTCAAGAAGACGAGCCGTATCGTGTCGGTTGAGGAAGGCTGGCCGGTCGCTGGCATTGGCGCCGAAATCTGCACAGTGGCCTGTGAGCAGGCGTTTGATTATCTCGATGCCCCGCCTGCGCGCGTCTGTGGTCTGGATATTCCGCTGCCCTACGCTGCCAATCTCGAAAAACATGCGCTTCCGCAGCCTGACTGGGTGGTGGACGCGGTTCGCAAACTGTTCTGA
- a CDS encoding pyruvate dehydrogenase complex dihydrolipoamide acetyltransferase: protein MATNILMPALSPTMTEGTLSRWLKKEGDTVKSGDLIAEIETDKATMEVEAVDEGILGRIVVPEGSEGVKVNSPIAILVEEGEAVPDVVESAPVQKAAPAPETASQTAVQSAPAQAPAAPAQPQAAPVAASHGKRVFASPLARRIAAQKGIDLAALKGSGPNGRILRRDVENAKPVEAPATVTAGGSAPAEARRVPNSSMRKVIARRLSESKQNVPHFYVSVDIELDALLALRGQLNAASPSEGEGQFKISVNDMMIKAVALALRDCPGLNVQFTEAETLHFPDIDISMAVSIPDGLITPIIRQADRKTLREISEQARDLAKRARDGKLKPEEFQGGTFSISNMGMFGVREFAAIINPPQAGILAIAAGEKRAVVRGDQLAVATVMTATLSVDHRAVDGALGAKWLNALRDIVQNPYRLVI from the coding sequence ATGGCTACCAATATCCTGATGCCCGCTCTTTCTCCGACCATGACCGAGGGTACGCTCTCGCGCTGGCTGAAGAAGGAAGGCGATACAGTCAAGTCAGGCGATCTGATTGCCGAGATCGAGACGGACAAGGCCACGATGGAAGTCGAGGCGGTTGATGAGGGAATTCTCGGCCGTATTGTCGTGCCGGAAGGCAGCGAGGGGGTGAAGGTCAACTCGCCCATCGCCATTCTGGTTGAGGAAGGCGAGGCTGTGCCTGACGTCGTTGAGTCGGCGCCTGTGCAGAAAGCCGCACCTGCCCCCGAGACGGCTTCACAGACCGCCGTGCAATCGGCTCCCGCCCAAGCCCCGGCTGCGCCCGCGCAGCCTCAGGCCGCGCCGGTGGCGGCATCTCACGGCAAGCGCGTTTTCGCCTCACCGCTGGCACGTCGCATTGCCGCGCAGAAGGGTATCGATCTTGCTGCGCTGAAGGGGTCAGGCCCTAACGGCCGTATCCTGCGCCGCGACGTCGAGAACGCGAAGCCTGTTGAGGCTCCGGCAACGGTGACGGCTGGGGGTTCCGCTCCGGCTGAAGCCAGGCGCGTGCCGAATTCGTCCATGCGCAAGGTCATTGCGCGTCGTCTCAGTGAGTCCAAGCAGAACGTTCCGCATTTCTATGTCTCGGTCGACATCGAGCTTGATGCGTTGCTTGCCCTGCGTGGCCAGCTCAATGCAGCGTCACCCAGCGAGGGCGAGGGGCAGTTCAAGATCTCTGTCAATGACATGATGATCAAGGCTGTGGCTTTGGCCCTGCGCGATTGCCCCGGCCTGAACGTCCAATTCACCGAAGCCGAAACGCTGCATTTCCCCGACATCGATATCTCGATGGCAGTCTCGATTCCCGATGGTCTGATCACACCGATCATCCGTCAGGCCGATCGCAAGACCCTGCGTGAAATCAGTGAGCAGGCGCGTGATCTGGCCAAGCGTGCCCGTGACGGCAAGCTCAAGCCGGAAGAATTCCAGGGCGGCACGTTCTCGATTTCCAATATGGGCATGTTTGGCGTGCGTGAATTCGCCGCCATCATCAACCCGCCCCAGGCTGGTATTCTGGCCATTGCCGCTGGTGAGAAGCGCGCCGTCGTGCGTGGCGATCAGCTTGCGGTTGCCACTGTCATGACAGCCACCCTCTCTGTCGACCATCGTGCGGTCGATGGAGCACTCGGTGCGAAATGGCTCAATGCCCTGCGTGACATCGTGCAAAACCCTTATCGACTGGTGATCTGA
- the lpdA gene encoding dihydrolipoyl dehydrogenase — translation MDKFDLIVVGGGPGGYVAALRAAQLGKNVAVVESTHLGGICLNWGCIPTKALLRASELNHQLHNLAEFGFSAEKVSFDIEKVVARSRAVSRQLSRGVAGLLKKTKVKVYDGRAKLAGRDGKAHVVAISKDGKETGRIAAPDVILATGARARHFPGLEPDGELVWTYREAMVPKELPKRLLVIGSGAIGVEFASFYRNMGAEVTIAEVADRIMIAEDAEISAMAQKAFEKQGIKVLTGAKVGPLDKKDGTVSTRITTASGTTDLVVDKVILAVGIVGNVEDLGLEQTKVKVDKTHIIVDEFCRTGEPGLWAIGDVAGAPWLAHKASHEGVICVEKIAGHDPEPLHPLNIPGCTYSRPQVASVGLTEEKAKATGRKLKIGRFPFLANGKALAMGEPDGLTKTIFDAETGELLGAHMIGAEVTEMIQGYVIARTSELTEAELKETVFPHPTISETMHESVLAAWGGALHF, via the coding sequence ATGGACAAATTCGATCTGATCGTCGTGGGCGGCGGGCCGGGCGGCTATGTCGCTGCCCTGCGCGCCGCGCAGCTTGGCAAGAATGTCGCTGTGGTCGAAAGCACCCATCTGGGGGGCATCTGCCTTAACTGGGGCTGCATCCCGACCAAGGCGTTGCTGCGGGCGTCCGAGCTCAATCATCAGTTGCACAATCTTGCCGAGTTCGGCTTCAGCGCCGAAAAGGTGAGCTTCGACATCGAGAAAGTGGTGGCGCGCTCGCGCGCCGTGTCGCGTCAGCTGTCGCGCGGTGTTGCCGGATTGCTCAAAAAGACCAAGGTCAAGGTTTACGATGGCCGCGCCAAGCTCGCCGGCCGCGATGGCAAGGCGCATGTCGTGGCCATCAGCAAGGATGGCAAGGAAACCGGTCGTATTGCTGCGCCCGACGTGATTTTGGCAACAGGCGCCCGCGCCCGCCATTTCCCCGGGCTCGAGCCCGATGGGGAACTGGTCTGGACCTATCGCGAGGCAATGGTGCCGAAGGAGCTGCCAAAGCGTCTTCTGGTCATCGGATCCGGGGCGATTGGCGTCGAGTTCGCGTCGTTCTATCGCAATATGGGCGCGGAAGTGACCATTGCCGAAGTGGCCGACCGCATCATGATTGCCGAAGATGCCGAAATCAGCGCCATGGCGCAGAAGGCCTTCGAGAAACAGGGCATCAAGGTACTGACCGGCGCCAAGGTTGGCCCGCTCGACAAGAAGGATGGCACCGTCTCGACCCGGATCACGACAGCATCGGGCACGACCGATCTCGTTGTCGACAAGGTCATTCTGGCGGTTGGTATTGTCGGGAATGTGGAAGACCTCGGCCTCGAGCAGACCAAGGTCAAGGTCGACAAGACCCATATCATTGTCGATGAGTTCTGCCGCACCGGGGAGCCGGGCCTGTGGGCCATCGGCGACGTGGCGGGTGCGCCTTGGCTGGCGCACAAGGCCAGCCATGAGGGTGTGATCTGCGTCGAGAAGATAGCAGGCCACGATCCCGAGCCGCTCCATCCGCTCAATATTCCGGGTTGCACCTATAGCCGTCCCCAGGTGGCGTCGGTGGGGCTGACCGAGGAAAAAGCCAAGGCAACCGGACGCAAGCTCAAGATTGGCCGGTTCCCGTTCCTCGCTAATGGCAAGGCGTTGGCCATGGGCGAGCCGGATGGTCTGACCAAAACCATCTTCGATGCTGAGACTGGCGAATTGCTCGGCGCGCACATGATCGGCGCTGAAGTGACGGAGATGATTCAGGGCTATGTGATCGCTCGGACGTCCGAACTCACCGAGGCCGAGCTGAAGGAGACGGTCTTCCCGCATCCGACAATCTCGGAAACGATGCATGAGTCGGTCCTTGCAGCCTGGGGTGGAGCACTCCACTTCTAG
- the lipA gene encoding lipoyl synthase, with translation MQRITIDHRKPGSLRHPEKANRPDNPIQRKPDWIRVRAPNSPVYQETRKLMRDNRLVTVCEEAACPNIGECWSQRHATMMIMGEICTRACSFCNVTTGMPKRLDADEPQRVAEAVAKLGLRHVVITSVDRDDLADGGALHFAQTIARVREASPETTIEILTPDFLRKPGALEVVVKARPDVFNHNIETVPRLYPSIRPGARYFQSVRLLDDVKSRDASIFTKSGLMLGLGEEKMEVAQVMDDFRIADVDFITMGQYLQPTPKHAAVAKFVPPDEFEEFARMARAKGFLQVSSSPLTRSSYHADSDFAALREARQNRLKQEALQPERQ, from the coding sequence ATGCAGCGCATCACCATCGATCATCGCAAGCCAGGCTCGCTTCGCCATCCTGAAAAGGCCAACCGGCCGGACAACCCGATCCAGCGCAAGCCGGACTGGATACGGGTGAGGGCGCCCAATAGCCCCGTCTATCAGGAAACGCGCAAGCTCATGCGCGATAACAGGCTGGTGACAGTCTGTGAGGAAGCAGCGTGTCCTAATATCGGTGAATGCTGGTCACAGCGCCACGCCACCATGATGATCATGGGGGAAATCTGCACACGCGCCTGTTCGTTCTGCAACGTCACAACAGGCATGCCTAAAAGGCTGGATGCCGACGAGCCACAGCGCGTGGCAGAAGCGGTGGCCAAGCTCGGGCTGCGTCATGTGGTCATCACCTCTGTCGATCGTGACGATCTGGCCGATGGTGGCGCGCTGCATTTTGCCCAGACGATTGCACGGGTACGTGAAGCCTCGCCGGAAACGACGATCGAGATCCTGACGCCAGACTTCCTGCGCAAGCCTGGCGCGCTTGAGGTCGTCGTCAAGGCTCGGCCTGATGTTTTCAATCATAATATCGAAACCGTCCCCCGGCTTTATCCGTCTATCCGCCCGGGCGCGCGTTATTTCCAATCCGTGCGTCTGCTGGATGACGTGAAATCGCGCGATGCCTCGATCTTCACCAAATCCGGGCTGATGCTGGGTCTTGGTGAGGAGAAGATGGAGGTGGCACAGGTGATGGACGATTTCCGTATCGCCGATGTCGATTTCATCACGATGGGCCAGTATCTGCAGCCAACGCCCAAACACGCTGCCGTGGCAAAATTCGTGCCGCCTGACGAGTTCGAGGAATTTGCCCGCATGGCTCGCGCCAAGGGCTTCCTGCAGGTCAGCTCAAGTCCGCTGACACGCTCGTCCTATCATGCCGATTCCGATTTCGCAGCGCTTCGTGAGGCGCGACAGAACAGGCTGAAGCAGGAAGCGCTCCAGCCGGAGAGACAGTAA
- a CDS encoding type II toxin-antitoxin system RatA family toxin, which translates to MPTHAEQRLIAYSPEQLFDLVADVGAYPQFLPWCVKAVIKSRTEHELVADLTVGFGPFRETFTSRVSLERPHRIRVRYEKGPFRYLNNVWTFTPEPRGCLVDFFVDFEFRSRLLQNAIGVVFNEGVRLMVSAFIKRARDTYGVSSQPGAVIRQ; encoded by the coding sequence ATGCCCACCCATGCCGAGCAACGATTGATCGCTTACAGTCCTGAGCAGCTTTTCGATCTCGTGGCCGATGTGGGTGCCTATCCCCAATTCCTGCCTTGGTGCGTCAAGGCAGTCATCAAATCACGCACCGAACACGAACTGGTCGCGGATCTCACTGTGGGCTTTGGGCCGTTTCGCGAGACTTTCACGAGCCGTGTCTCGCTGGAAAGACCACACCGCATACGCGTGCGGTATGAGAAAGGCCCGTTCAGATATCTCAATAATGTCTGGACATTCACCCCTGAGCCACGGGGCTGCCTTGTCGATTTTTTCGTCGATTTCGAGTTCCGCTCGCGCCTTCTCCAGAATGCGATCGGGGTGGTGTTCAATGAGGGCGTCCGGCTGATGGTATCAGCTTTCATAAAGCGGGCGCGTGATACTTACGGGGTATCGTCGCAACCCGGTGCGGTGATCCGCCAGTAA
- the cydD gene encoding thiol reductant ABC exporter subunit CydD, with product MSGVDKKLVRAWVRQYAGPAKRAALPVVAIGCFSTLVGIGQAWFLASTIGRLLAGYDQSVPGLIGAFTALSLLRAICLFAQEHYAARAGVKSRERLRRSALNSVFNVGPALLRRQHSAEIAALLVDRIEALDGYFARWLPASMTWMVFPAIVLVAVLAVDARAALILAICGTLVPVAQAVFGIGAALASRNQFLAMVRLQARFLDRVRGIATIVLSNATDAEAASLARSADELRRRTVRILRVAFFSSAAIDVAMVVAIILIVLTQGHFIHLVTGVQDQPSTGHVRPSPHFAQTLFALFLVPEFFAPFRGLALAYQDRAQAAGAAEAMQGLDGEIAEAAHDAADAVVTGPLTVEAQHLGYRWADDRPAVFDDISFTVQPGETLLLDGPSGAGKSTLIELILGFIRPDHGAILFNGEDIATMRGADIARHLAWIGQKPVIFAGTLRDNLLFARPDANQVALDEAIKASAVDTFLQDLPMGLDTEIGEGGFGLSGGQAQRVAIARAYLKDAPLLLLDEPTAHLDPDTERSIIAALHDLAKGRTVILSSHSAAMQAFATIKLRLGPSPSVMKPSTSTVRVESEIPA from the coding sequence ATGAGCGGTGTTGATAAAAAACTGGTGCGGGCCTGGGTGCGACAATATGCGGGGCCAGCCAAACGTGCTGCCCTGCCCGTTGTAGCGATCGGTTGCTTCTCGACATTGGTCGGTATCGGTCAGGCCTGGTTCCTTGCATCGACAATCGGGCGTCTACTGGCCGGTTACGACCAGTCGGTTCCCGGTCTTATCGGGGCCTTCACCGCGCTTTCCCTGCTGCGGGCAATCTGCCTGTTTGCGCAGGAGCACTATGCGGCCCGTGCGGGCGTGAAGTCGCGCGAACGGTTGCGCCGATCAGCCCTGAATTCGGTTTTCAATGTCGGGCCAGCCCTGTTGCGCCGTCAGCACTCCGCCGAGATCGCGGCCTTGCTGGTGGATCGTATCGAAGCGCTGGATGGCTATTTTGCCCGCTGGCTGCCTGCCTCGATGACATGGATGGTCTTTCCGGCAATTGTCCTCGTAGCGGTGCTGGCAGTCGACGCCCGCGCAGCTCTGATCCTTGCAATATGCGGGACCCTCGTTCCGGTAGCGCAGGCTGTGTTCGGCATCGGTGCCGCACTGGCGTCGCGCAACCAGTTTCTGGCGATGGTGCGTCTTCAGGCACGGTTTCTCGATCGGGTTCGCGGTATAGCAACCATAGTTCTCTCAAACGCAACGGACGCCGAAGCCGCATCTTTGGCACGCTCGGCCGATGAGTTGCGCCGGCGCACGGTCAGGATTCTGCGCGTGGCGTTCTTTTCCTCGGCGGCCATTGATGTGGCGATGGTCGTGGCGATCATTCTGATCGTTTTGACACAGGGTCATTTCATCCATCTCGTCACCGGCGTTCAGGACCAGCCTTCGACGGGTCATGTTCGACCTTCACCACATTTCGCTCAGACCCTTTTCGCGCTTTTTTTGGTTCCGGAATTCTTCGCGCCTTTCCGTGGATTGGCTCTGGCCTATCAGGATCGGGCTCAAGCTGCTGGCGCGGCTGAGGCGATGCAAGGACTGGATGGGGAAATCGCTGAAGCCGCACACGACGCTGCCGACGCCGTCGTGACGGGGCCTCTTACGGTAGAGGCGCAGCATCTGGGCTATCGCTGGGCCGACGATCGGCCCGCGGTGTTCGACGATATTTCCTTCACGGTGCAGCCGGGAGAAACACTGCTACTCGACGGGCCTTCAGGCGCAGGTAAATCGACCCTTATCGAACTGATCCTTGGCTTCATCCGGCCTGATCATGGAGCGATCCTGTTCAACGGAGAGGATATCGCGACGATGCGTGGGGCAGATATCGCCCGGCATCTTGCCTGGATTGGGCAGAAGCCTGTCATCTTTGCCGGTACCCTGCGCGACAATCTGCTTTTCGCCCGACCAGACGCAAATCAGGTGGCGCTGGATGAGGCCATCAAAGCTTCAGCGGTCGATACTTTTCTGCAGGACCTGCCGATGGGTCTGGATACCGAGATTGGCGAGGGAGGTTTCGGCCTTTCCGGAGGGCAGGCCCAGCGTGTGGCCATTGCGCGAGCCTATCTGAAGGATGCGCCGCTCCTGTTGCTGGACGAGCCAACGGCGCATCTCGATCCGGATACAGAACGCAGTATCATCGCGGCCCTACATGATCTGGCGAAAGGCCGGACGGTTATTCTGAGCAGTCATTCTGCTGCCATGCAGGCTTTCGCAACCATCAAGCTGCGCCTCGGTCCATCACCTTCAGTCATGAAACCGAGTACGTCCACGGTCCGTGTGGAATCGGAGATTCCCGCATGA